One region of Chlamydia psittaci 6BC genomic DNA includes:
- a CDS encoding MAC/perforin domain-containing protein — MPDHAIHNHSTPNALNYVSIPYNTFDLRLDSQTLLNKSSSIVSSPFPIDDKHVLEIFINNLQAHDFSNTDFDIHNFSCGYALHCRGNHEQGIIYDIIEPKILGRVASCIVDRNLLEYPYTEALLEIIKSSLLLSSQNGIQFLVTEANAFPQNTLATQPDSYDLVRNVSFLGRALDIVTLDPVNILNSLRDVNILDYSFTEETAIPSSDGRLGIPPGTKLFPKPSLDVSVNTSIFEETSSFSQEFSTTVTINVPYSLPRVSCNLENSHLFDKSFGSAQTEILVIKKQLFPSYSPKLLDIIKKYKQDAKILINKITFKNLWRNQAKSQILTQGDVRLDLQGMDSANFNYQIQVGGHTIAAVLISKQVSEIRITSEQTYALRKIKSGFQKSLDDCHIYQISLKSLSNLPDDLGSTSTDDDDLAQDVAFSASFTYDFVKKNTQHSKNTVTCTTASHSLYTLQQDRASDPEKLKIDEEFQQIITTLNIQDPKHLEAFISNVGTHYTTSVTYGGVGFQVLKISFEQVEKLEQEKISLSTAAANSLLKGSATNTTESGYSSLNSTSSAQTVFLGGTVLPTIEEDHLDFKDWSESVPLDPIPIQIAVSPITDILIPQYFPTMDTATLGEKKQALQQAIDVYLKKHKPKMEEIHEGFTSGIELRSSRFILRSGNSSSIVSEPYLGYWSTLPYLFPQIEEESVAVPFVLYFQVENDRIQQKIVHNTFCNIGAVDVRKGLYRSGFVDYAFIAFYSSYPEAYLDTSYYTDRCGFEIEKVNVTKDNIIRDGDEVRLKHTASNKYLSNISMRDGHNTLTRTDSPNDAVFILEKSKR, encoded by the coding sequence ATGCCAGATCATGCTATACACAATCACAGCACGCCAAATGCTTTAAACTACGTCTCAATACCTTATAACACTTTCGATTTGAGATTAGACTCACAGACACTCTTAAACAAGTCCTCATCTATTGTGTCCTCACCATTCCCAATAGATGACAAACATGTCTTGGAAATTTTTATCAACAATTTACAAGCCCACGATTTCTCAAATACAGATTTTGATATACATAACTTTTCATGCGGATATGCATTACATTGCAGAGGCAATCATGAACAAGGGATAATCTACGATATCATAGAGCCCAAAATCCTTGGTCGTGTCGCTTCATGCATAGTAGACCGCAATCTCTTAGAATACCCTTATACAGAGGCTCTCTTAGAAATAATCAAATCCTCTCTACTGCTTAGCAGCCAAAATGGCATACAGTTCCTAGTTACAGAAGCAAACGCCTTCCCACAAAATACCCTTGCCACCCAACCAGATTCTTATGATTTAGTACGCAACGTGTCTTTCCTAGGAAGAGCTCTCGATATTGTGACTCTAGATCCTGTGAACATTCTGAATAGCTTACGCGATGTAAACATCCTAGATTACTCTTTCACAGAAGAAACAGCCATCCCCAGTTCTGACGGGCGTTTAGGAATCCCTCCCGGGACTAAACTATTCCCTAAACCCTCCCTAGACGTATCCGTGAATACATCGATATTCGAAGAAACCTCATCATTTTCACAAGAATTTTCTACCACAGTAACTATTAACGTTCCTTATTCTTTACCGCGTGTATCTTGTAATTTAGAAAATTCTCATTTGTTCGATAAGAGTTTTGGATCCGCACAAACAGAAATTTTAGTAATTAAAAAACAGTTGTTTCCGAGTTATTCTCCTAAACTTTTAGACATCATCAAGAAATATAAACAAGATGCTAAAATACTTATTAATAAAATCACTTTTAAAAATTTATGGAGAAACCAAGCGAAAAGTCAAATTCTGACACAAGGAGATGTCCGTCTAGATCTCCAGGGGATGGATAGCGCAAACTTCAATTATCAAATTCAAGTGGGTGGTCATACCATAGCCGCCGTCTTAATTAGTAAACAAGTATCGGAAATTCGTATTACGTCAGAACAAACTTATGCTCTTAGAAAAATCAAATCAGGATTTCAAAAAAGCTTAGATGACTGTCATATTTACCAAATTAGTCTGAAAAGTCTTTCGAATCTACCTGATGACTTAGGCAGCACTAGCACTGACGACGACGACTTAGCACAAGATGTGGCTTTTTCAGCTAGCTTTACTTATGATTTTGTAAAGAAAAACACTCAGCATTCCAAAAACACGGTAACATGTACAACAGCTTCACATTCTCTATATACTCTGCAGCAAGATCGTGCTTCAGACCCCGAAAAACTGAAAATAGATGAAGAATTCCAGCAAATTATCACAACTCTTAATATACAAGATCCCAAACACTTAGAAGCTTTTATTTCAAACGTAGGCACTCATTATACGACTTCTGTGACATACGGAGGAGTAGGATTTCAAGTGCTCAAAATTAGTTTCGAACAAGTTGAAAAACTCGAACAAGAGAAAATATCACTATCGACAGCAGCAGCAAACTCGCTTTTAAAAGGTTCTGCTACAAATACAACAGAATCAGGATACTCTTCTCTTAATTCAACGAGCTCAGCGCAAACGGTATTTTTAGGTGGAACTGTCTTACCAACAATAGAAGAAGATCATTTAGATTTTAAGGATTGGTCAGAAAGCGTACCTCTAGACCCTATTCCCATACAAATTGCCGTTTCTCCTATAACGGATATCCTTATCCCTCAATATTTCCCAACAATGGATACGGCTACTCTCGGAGAAAAAAAACAAGCGTTGCAACAAGCAATTGATGTATATCTTAAAAAACACAAACCAAAAATGGAAGAAATCCATGAAGGATTTACTTCAGGAATTGAGTTACGTTCTTCTCGATTTATTTTGCGATCAGGAAATTCTTCTTCTATAGTCAGTGAGCCCTACCTAGGTTACTGGTCTACTCTCCCCTATCTTTTCCCACAAATAGAAGAAGAATCTGTTGCTGTGCCTTTCGTGTTGTATTTCCAAGTCGAAAATGATCGAATACAGCAAAAGATCGTTCATAATACTTTTTGTAATATAGGAGCTGTTGACGTTAGAAAAGGTTTGTACAGATCAGGGTTTGTCGATTATGCGTTTATTGCTTTTTACAGCAGCTATCCAGAAGCTTACTTGGATACCTCATACTATACAGATCGGTGTGGGTTTGAAATAGAGAAAGTCAATGTGACTAAAGACAACATCATCCGAGATGGAGACGAAGTACGACTCAAACACACGGCAAGTAACAAGTATTTATCGAATATTAGCATGCGGGATGGTCATAACACTTTAACTAGAACAGATAGTCCAAACGATGCGGTCTTTATCCTAGAAAAATCTAAACGTTAA
- a CDS encoding adenosine deaminase — protein sequence MVDNKLFFIIEQLSQLSSELDDTLCTSQFIKNLPKADIHVHLPGTISPRTAWELGVRNGLIKWKNGEWTFSPLSSKNPHKNYSEIFKNFESIRYEKDPDVSVLKYAVISRDFSSFDRIMATVQGHRYPPGGIQNENDLWLVLQNYLKQCIKDNIIYTEVQQNIRIAYAIYPSLAPQEARFRLYDLFSRAAHLFQCQGIVLRFLNCFNKTDSSNLQQSTQQRSEEAAQWLDEAEAYFPNLFVGLQSAGAETCPQAAPMKLTPGYRYAYDRGFGCEAHAGEGTGFLYLSQTLKALPIQRIAHGFQAIEHLPTIHEIQEKNITLVMAPAINLILGASLHQYSGLKKIGKTMINSLDGHPFFSLFRHHKLSVTLSSDNPQMGGTSLQNTMLLLSGFPSDEDSELSHVKSSPLTLKEVIQLNVEAIVSSFADASTKVLLLNRVLGYLLEFYRLGRRKVK from the coding sequence ATGGTTGATAATAAGCTTTTTTTTATTATCGAACAGTTGTCTCAACTATCCTCTGAGCTCGATGATACTCTGTGCACAAGTCAATTCATTAAGAACCTACCTAAAGCAGATATTCATGTGCATCTTCCGGGGACGATTTCACCGCGAACAGCTTGGGAGTTAGGAGTAAGAAATGGGCTTATAAAATGGAAGAACGGTGAATGGACATTCTCTCCTTTATCTAGTAAGAACCCTCATAAGAACTATTCTGAAATATTTAAGAATTTTGAGAGTATCCGCTATGAGAAGGATCCTGATGTTTCTGTGTTAAAATATGCTGTGATTTCTCGAGATTTTTCGAGCTTTGATCGGATTATGGCTACTGTACAGGGACACAGGTACCCTCCAGGAGGAATTCAGAATGAAAATGATCTTTGGCTAGTTTTGCAAAACTATTTAAAGCAATGTATAAAAGATAACATCATCTATACTGAAGTCCAACAAAATATACGCATAGCGTACGCTATTTATCCTTCACTTGCGCCTCAAGAAGCTCGTTTCCGCTTGTATGATCTTTTTTCTAGGGCTGCACATCTTTTCCAGTGTCAAGGGATTGTCCTGCGTTTTTTGAATTGTTTTAATAAAACAGATTCTTCCAACCTACAACAATCTACACAACAACGCTCCGAAGAGGCTGCACAATGGCTTGATGAGGCTGAAGCGTATTTTCCTAATCTTTTTGTTGGATTGCAATCTGCTGGAGCAGAAACTTGCCCTCAGGCAGCACCTATGAAATTAACACCAGGATATCGTTACGCATATGACAGGGGATTCGGGTGTGAAGCTCATGCAGGAGAGGGGACAGGCTTTTTATATTTAAGCCAAACTTTGAAGGCTTTACCTATACAGAGAATAGCACACGGGTTTCAGGCAATTGAACACTTACCGACTATTCATGAAATCCAAGAGAAGAATATCACGCTTGTCATGGCCCCCGCTATTAATCTTATACTGGGAGCTTCATTGCACCAGTATTCAGGATTGAAAAAGATAGGTAAAACGATGATTAATAGCCTGGATGGTCATCCTTTTTTTTCTTTATTTAGGCATCATAAGCTTAGTGTAACATTGAGTTCCGACAATCCTCAAATGGGAGGGACTTCTTTGCAAAATACGATGCTACTTTTATCTGGATTCCCTTCAGATGAAGATTCTGAGTTAAGTCATGTGAAATCTTCACCACTCACACTTAAAGAAGTCATACAACTGAATGTCGAGGCGATAGTTTCTTCATTTGCAGATGCGAGTACAAAAGTACTCCTTCTAAATCGGGTCTTGGGATACTTGTTAGAGTTCTATCGTTTAGGTAGGAGAAAAGTTAAGTAG
- the guaA gene encoding glutamine-hydrolyzing GMP synthase has translation MSKILILDFGSQYTNVLAKKIRAFSVFCEVLPWNTSLEDILHKQPAGLIFSGGPHSVYQENSPKVDQEIYNANIPILGVCYGMQLIARDFGSEVQRGANEFGYIPITFYPSELFQGLVDKDSFQTEIRMSHCDSVTVPPKDFSITASSQRCPVAAIECPQKKIFGLQFHPEVSDSHSIGDKILANFVRHICRAPETWETQKIGKQLIKEIQEKVGETERVLLALSGGVDSSVLAVLLHRALGDRLSCVFVDTGLLRKGEAQEVKQLFASLGLEVIVEDASEKFFRDLSGVYDPELKRKVIGAAFVDVFDNISRDLNVQWLAQGTIYSDVIESAKSCDATQVIKSHHNVGGLPEKLNLKLLEPLRFLFKDEIRALGKTLGLPEVFINRHPFPGPGLGIRVLGEVRQEYVEIVRNADSIFIEELKKADLYQDVSQAFAVFLPVKSVAIKGDCRHYGYTIVLRAVESNDFMTACWSQLSREFLNQCSSRIINEIPEVSRVVYDISDKPPATIEWE, from the coding sequence TTGAGTAAGATTCTCATTCTTGATTTTGGCTCGCAATACACCAATGTTCTGGCAAAAAAGATACGTGCGTTTTCGGTGTTTTGTGAGGTGCTTCCTTGGAATACATCTTTGGAAGATATTCTTCACAAGCAGCCTGCGGGTTTGATTTTTTCTGGAGGGCCTCACTCTGTTTACCAGGAAAATAGCCCAAAAGTTGATCAAGAAATCTATAATGCGAATATTCCTATACTTGGTGTGTGTTATGGTATGCAACTTATCGCAAGAGATTTTGGAAGTGAGGTGCAAAGAGGAGCCAACGAATTTGGTTATATCCCTATAACTTTTTATCCTAGTGAACTTTTCCAAGGTCTTGTGGATAAGGACTCCTTTCAGACCGAAATTCGTATGAGTCATTGTGATTCTGTTACTGTGCCTCCTAAAGATTTCTCCATTACAGCAAGTTCTCAACGCTGTCCTGTTGCTGCTATAGAATGCCCTCAAAAAAAGATTTTCGGTCTCCAATTCCATCCTGAGGTTTCAGATTCTCATTCGATAGGTGATAAAATTTTAGCCAATTTTGTGAGGCATATTTGTCGAGCTCCAGAAACCTGGGAAACTCAAAAAATCGGGAAACAACTTATTAAAGAGATACAAGAAAAAGTCGGAGAAACGGAACGCGTATTACTAGCTCTTTCTGGAGGCGTAGATTCTTCTGTTTTAGCTGTTTTACTGCATCGTGCTTTAGGTGATCGTTTGTCTTGTGTCTTTGTAGATACAGGATTGTTAAGAAAAGGTGAAGCTCAAGAGGTGAAACAGTTGTTTGCTTCTTTAGGGCTAGAAGTGATCGTGGAAGATGCTTCTGAAAAATTTTTCCGAGATTTATCTGGAGTATATGATCCTGAATTAAAACGTAAGGTTATAGGAGCTGCTTTTGTCGATGTTTTTGATAACATATCTAGAGACCTTAATGTTCAGTGGTTAGCTCAGGGGACTATTTATTCTGATGTAATTGAGTCGGCGAAGTCTTGTGACGCAACGCAAGTGATTAAGTCTCATCATAATGTCGGCGGGCTTCCAGAAAAGTTAAATCTAAAGCTCTTAGAACCTCTACGTTTTCTTTTTAAAGATGAAATTCGAGCTTTAGGTAAGACCTTAGGTTTGCCGGAAGTATTTATCAACCGACATCCTTTTCCAGGACCAGGTTTAGGAATCAGAGTTCTTGGAGAAGTTCGTCAAGAGTATGTAGAAATCGTAAGAAATGCGGATAGCATATTTATTGAAGAACTAAAAAAAGCTGATTTATACCAGGATGTCAGCCAAGCATTTGCTGTCTTTTTACCTGTGAAGTCTGTCGCTATCAAAGGTGACTGTAGACATTACGGCTACACGATAGTTTTACGTGCTGTAGAGTCTAATGATTTTATGACAGCGTGCTGGTCTCAGTTATCCAGAGAATTTCTTAACCAGTGTTCGTCTCGCATCATTAATGAAATCCCTGAAGTTAGCAGAGTTGTTTATGATATTTCTGATAAACCTCCAGCAACTATTGAATGGGAATAA
- the guaB gene encoding IMP dehydrogenase, producing MREALTFDDVLLKPQYSEVLPQETCLSSSVSKSLPLSIPILSAAMDSITEFSMARGIAVAGGLGVVHKNLTVNEQVSVVKQIKSQDASFAVGCAVGVGQQGWERADMLVEAGVDALVVDTAHGHSRLVLDTAEYLKKNYPEVTLIVGNIVSREAALCLAEIGVDAVKVGIGPGSICTTRIVSGVGVPQLTAIMDVVEALRGSSVRIIADGGMRYSGDIVKALAAGAHCVMLGSMLAGTNETPGDIVHVHGQAYKMYRGMGSQGAMEKGSAERYFQECNAKKFVPEGVEGLVPYKGSLDDVLYQILGGLRSGMGYLGARNLEELQKNAVFVRITHSGKTESHIHNLQYVQGTLNYQISK from the coding sequence ATGCGTGAAGCTCTGACTTTTGACGATGTTTTGTTAAAACCTCAGTACTCTGAAGTACTTCCACAAGAAACGTGTTTGTCTTCTTCTGTTTCAAAGTCTTTGCCTTTATCTATTCCTATTTTGTCCGCTGCCATGGATTCTATTACAGAATTCTCCATGGCTAGAGGTATAGCAGTAGCTGGAGGTTTGGGTGTTGTTCATAAAAATCTCACTGTGAATGAGCAAGTGAGTGTTGTGAAACAAATAAAATCCCAAGATGCTTCTTTTGCAGTTGGCTGTGCTGTAGGTGTCGGTCAACAAGGCTGGGAAAGAGCGGATATGTTAGTTGAAGCTGGTGTAGATGCTTTAGTAGTCGATACTGCTCATGGACACTCTAGATTGGTACTGGATACCGCCGAGTATCTTAAAAAGAACTATCCTGAAGTGACGCTCATAGTAGGAAACATTGTCTCAAGGGAAGCAGCTCTGTGTTTAGCTGAAATTGGTGTAGACGCTGTTAAGGTGGGTATAGGACCTGGATCTATATGCACAACACGGATTGTTTCGGGTGTGGGAGTGCCTCAATTGACAGCGATTATGGATGTTGTAGAGGCTTTGCGCGGTTCTTCTGTTCGTATTATTGCTGATGGAGGCATGCGTTACTCTGGCGATATTGTTAAAGCCCTTGCTGCTGGGGCGCATTGCGTTATGCTTGGCAGTATGTTAGCAGGTACCAACGAGACCCCAGGAGATATAGTTCATGTTCATGGTCAAGCGTACAAAATGTATAGGGGAATGGGTTCTCAGGGTGCTATGGAAAAAGGAAGTGCTGAGCGTTATTTTCAAGAATGTAATGCTAAAAAATTTGTTCCCGAAGGGGTTGAAGGACTTGTGCCGTACAAAGGTTCGCTTGATGATGTGCTTTATCAGATCTTAGGTGGTCTGCGGTCAGGTATGGGATATTTAGGTGCGCGTAACTTAGAAGAATTACAAAAAAACGCGGTATTTGTTCGTATCACTCATTCAGGAAAAACAGAAAGTCATATTCATAATTTACAATACGTTCAAGGCACCCTGAACTACCAGATCTCTAAATAG
- a CDS encoding gamma-glutamylcyclotransferase family protein produces MRKSMIYLLGCVLLILTGCSQSISSKNSTDTFEQVFCIQLPISDFLSYPAAYLPSQYLSKENIDPKVIERVDNESRRMWKEIHTKMQLTTPYIPIVVYGSLMNPISAKNTLQEYYPHAVWLHNYVRVYNLDIRLFGKSSRVTDADGEENHGALNLKYAPGKRCNGIILALGEDDFVACRRREGVYNCVPVVVSDYVSSERCRHSIAYAWMAGDQVCTHHVLPVKGYYSMVWEGITSDNVRESFGEHFAEDYLETTFLADGRSVKTIHDEYKDAPIRY; encoded by the coding sequence ATGCGTAAATCAATGATATATTTATTGGGATGTGTTCTACTCATTCTTACTGGTTGTTCCCAATCTATTTCCTCAAAAAATAGCACAGACACGTTTGAACAGGTATTTTGTATTCAATTACCTATTTCTGATTTTCTATCCTATCCTGCTGCCTATCTACCTTCTCAATATCTATCTAAAGAAAACATAGATCCTAAGGTTATCGAAAGAGTAGATAATGAATCACGAAGGATGTGGAAGGAGATACATACAAAAATGCAATTAACGACTCCCTATATTCCTATCGTGGTGTATGGAAGTTTAATGAACCCTATTTCAGCGAAAAATACGCTTCAAGAATACTACCCACATGCTGTTTGGCTTCATAATTATGTTAGAGTATATAATTTGGATATTCGTCTCTTTGGAAAGTCCTCTAGAGTAACAGATGCGGATGGTGAAGAGAATCATGGTGCCCTGAATTTGAAGTATGCTCCAGGGAAGCGTTGCAATGGAATTATTCTAGCTCTTGGAGAAGATGATTTCGTTGCCTGTCGTCGTCGTGAAGGAGTTTATAATTGCGTTCCCGTTGTTGTTTCTGATTATGTCTCTTCAGAGCGCTGTAGGCACAGTATAGCTTATGCGTGGATGGCTGGGGATCAAGTTTGTACCCATCATGTGCTTCCTGTGAAGGGATACTATTCCATGGTCTGGGAGGGAATAACATCCGATAATGTGAGGGAGAGTTTTGGAGAACACTTTGCTGAGGATTATTTGGAGACAACTTTTTTAGCTGACGGTCGATCGGTAAAAACAATTCACGATGAATATAAAGACGCTCCTATTCGTTATTAG
- a CDS encoding membrane protein — translation MSNPVPTNNKILSSFPSTISLSEANRNPSQRCSSLRLFLDTMLIVLGSSTIIAIFAAIFFLNGLNLLNTTTIVLSSVLILIGIIFISVGVLFFVNNIEDGLSGILRKRLKERESEITELRNQIQTYQLNLGFSASESSSNVIEHSEPIETSSEAI, via the coding sequence ATGTCAAATCCAGTACCTACAAACAACAAAATACTTTCCTCATTCCCTTCAACTATAAGCCTTAGTGAGGCAAACAGGAACCCATCACAACGTTGCTCATCTCTTAGATTGTTTCTAGACACTATGTTAATAGTTTTAGGTTCTTCTACTATAATTGCCATCTTCGCTGCAATTTTTTTTCTTAATGGTCTGAACTTGCTCAACACAACAACAATTGTCTTATCTTCAGTTCTGATACTTATAGGCATCATATTTATCAGCGTAGGCGTTCTTTTCTTTGTAAATAATATCGAGGATGGACTCTCAGGCATCTTAAGAAAACGTTTAAAAGAAAGAGAATCTGAAATCACAGAACTACGAAACCAAATCCAGACGTATCAACTTAACCTAGGGTTTTCTGCTTCAGAATCCTCCTCAAATGTTATAGAACATTCCGAACCCATAGAAACGAGTTCTGAAGCGATTTGA